Proteins from a genomic interval of Ramlibacter algicola:
- a CDS encoding M16 family metallopeptidase: MKHPLRLAVAATFAALLCTGVPVRAQTPAPAAAPTVIKTASGALVHRYQLANGMTLIVKPDHRAPTAAHMVWVRVGGMDEVDGYSGLAHALEHMLFKGTDKLGVGEFSKRVAAMGGRENAFTTRDYTGYYQQIPSQRLEDVMALEADRFQHNKWSDDEFKREIEVVKEERRWRVEDNPRSALYEVISGVTYLASPYRRPVVGWMNDLDAMKPDDLREFYKRWYVPGNAAVVVAGDVDPQKVFQLAQKHYGSIPARAAPARKPQVEPAQAGIRRVEHKAPAEQSYVALSFKVPQLRSFDASPEADDAVALTVLSAVLDGYAGARLDRGLTQGPDRVADGAGSDNGLWGRGPQLFTLDGIPAPGKTTEQVEAALRGEVARIAREGVSEAELQRVKTQWIAGQVYKQDSVFNQANELGRLWAQELPLDAGDRIIDRLKGVTAAQVQAVAAKYFGDDQLTIGVLRPLPRDPNARPRAKPTGVRD, translated from the coding sequence ATGAAACACCCCCTCCGCCTCGCGGTTGCCGCGACCTTCGCGGCGCTGCTGTGCACCGGCGTGCCGGTCCGCGCACAAACACCAGCCCCCGCAGCCGCGCCGACGGTGATCAAGACCGCCTCCGGCGCGCTCGTGCACCGCTACCAGCTGGCCAACGGCATGACGCTCATCGTCAAGCCCGACCACCGCGCGCCGACGGCCGCGCACATGGTTTGGGTGCGCGTGGGCGGCATGGACGAGGTCGACGGCTACAGCGGCCTGGCGCACGCGCTCGAGCACATGCTCTTCAAGGGCACGGACAAGCTCGGCGTGGGCGAGTTCTCCAAGCGCGTCGCCGCGATGGGCGGGCGCGAGAACGCGTTCACCACGCGCGACTACACCGGCTACTACCAGCAGATCCCGTCGCAGCGGCTCGAGGACGTGATGGCGCTGGAGGCCGACCGCTTCCAGCACAACAAGTGGTCCGACGACGAGTTCAAGCGCGAAATCGAGGTGGTGAAGGAAGAGCGCCGCTGGCGCGTGGAGGACAACCCCCGTTCGGCGCTCTACGAAGTGATCAGCGGCGTGACGTACCTCGCCTCGCCGTACCGTCGCCCCGTGGTCGGCTGGATGAACGACCTCGACGCGATGAAGCCGGACGACCTGCGCGAGTTCTACAAGCGCTGGTACGTGCCCGGCAATGCAGCCGTCGTCGTCGCCGGCGACGTCGATCCGCAGAAGGTGTTCCAGCTCGCGCAGAAGCACTACGGGTCGATTCCCGCGCGTGCCGCGCCCGCGCGCAAGCCGCAGGTCGAGCCGGCGCAGGCCGGCATCCGCCGCGTCGAGCACAAGGCGCCCGCCGAACAGTCGTACGTCGCGCTGTCGTTCAAGGTGCCGCAGTTGCGCAGCTTCGATGCTTCGCCGGAAGCCGACGATGCGGTGGCGCTCACGGTGCTGTCCGCGGTGCTCGATGGCTACGCGGGTGCGCGCCTCGATCGCGGGCTGACCCAGGGCCCCGATCGCGTCGCCGACGGTGCCGGCTCGGACAATGGCCTGTGGGGCCGCGGGCCACAGCTGTTCACGCTCGACGGCATCCCGGCGCCCGGCAAGACGACGGAGCAGGTCGAGGCCGCGCTGCGCGGCGAAGTCGCCCGCATCGCGCGCGAGGGCGTCAGCGAAGCCGAGCTGCAGCGCGTGAAGACGCAGTGGATCGCCGGCCAGGTCTACAAGCAGGACTCGGTGTTCAACCAGGCGAACGAACTCGGCCGCCTGTGGGCGCAGGAGCTGCCGCTGGACGCGGGCGACCGCATCATCGACCGGCTCAAGGGCGTCACCGCCGCGCAGGTCCAGGCCGTCGCCGCGAAGTACTTCGGCGACGACCAGCTCACCATCGGCGTGCTGCGCCCGCTGCCGCGCGACCCCAATGCCCGCCCCCGCGCCAAGCCGACGGGCGTGCGCGACTGA
- a CDS encoding alpha/beta fold hydrolase, with the protein MTLVLLPGLACDADMWREQLRALARWNPIVTDVHTRYGSIEEMGAALLARHHGPLVLCGASLGGIVAMEVVRQAPHRIRGLALLGTTARPEDGASGAARDKAIALFEHGDAASLIAPNAAAAFHAVDGALLKRYLDAVLHAGAKQLARQNRAVLARRDARLHLPSVRCPTLVVCGEDDQLTPPVLSREIAGLVPGAQLVLVPRCGHMLTMEQPAAVNAALSGWLEKI; encoded by the coding sequence ATGACGCTGGTCCTGCTGCCGGGGCTCGCCTGCGATGCCGACATGTGGCGCGAGCAACTCCGCGCGCTTGCTCGCTGGAACCCCATCGTCACCGACGTCCACACGCGTTACGGCAGCATCGAGGAAATGGGGGCTGCCCTGCTGGCCCGGCATCACGGCCCGCTCGTGCTCTGTGGCGCGTCACTGGGCGGCATCGTCGCGATGGAAGTGGTGCGCCAGGCGCCGCACCGCATCCGGGGGCTGGCCCTCCTCGGCACGACGGCAAGGCCCGAAGACGGCGCCAGCGGCGCGGCCCGGGACAAGGCGATCGCGCTGTTCGAGCACGGAGACGCCGCTTCCTTGATCGCGCCCAACGCCGCGGCCGCCTTCCACGCCGTCGACGGCGCGCTGCTGAAGCGGTACCTGGACGCCGTGCTGCATGCCGGTGCAAAGCAACTCGCGCGGCAGAACCGGGCGGTGCTCGCGCGCCGGGACGCGCGGTTGCACCTTCCGTCGGTGCGCTGCCCGACGCTCGTGGTGTGTGGTGAGGACGACCAGCTCACGCCGCCGGTGCTGTCGCGGGAGATCGCCGGCCTGGTGCCTGGCGCGCAGCTGGTGTTGGTGCCGCGATGCGGCCACATGCTGACGATGGAGCAACCGGCCGCCGTGAACGCCGCATTGAGCGGCTGGCTCGAAAAGATCTAG
- the rsmD gene encoding 16S rRNA (guanine(966)-N(2))-methyltransferase RsmD has product MRPKRARPTTLAAHEVRIIGGQWKRTRLPVADKPGLRPTPDRVRETLFNWLGQDLDGWRCIDAFAGTGALGFEAASRGAAQVLLVEQDPDLVTTLRSLRSKLQADAVEVRRANGLTVLKDAAGTGVDLVFLDPPFEAGLSDKAIAAAVPALADQGWLYLEAPHAYGEAAAQAQGLEVVRYLKAGAVHAHLLRRAQAPAA; this is encoded by the coding sequence ATGCGTCCGAAGCGCGCACGTCCCACGACTCTCGCCGCGCACGAGGTGCGCATCATCGGCGGCCAGTGGAAGCGCACCCGCCTGCCGGTGGCCGACAAGCCCGGCCTGCGGCCGACGCCCGACCGGGTGCGCGAGACCTTGTTCAACTGGCTCGGGCAGGACCTCGACGGCTGGCGCTGCATCGACGCCTTCGCCGGAACCGGCGCGCTCGGCTTCGAAGCCGCGTCGCGCGGCGCCGCGCAGGTGCTGCTGGTGGAGCAGGACCCGGACCTGGTCACGACCTTGCGTTCGCTGCGGTCGAAGCTGCAGGCCGATGCGGTCGAGGTGCGACGGGCCAACGGCCTGACGGTGCTGAAGGACGCAGCCGGCACCGGCGTCGACCTCGTGTTCCTCGATCCGCCCTTCGAGGCCGGGCTGTCCGACAAGGCCATCGCCGCGGCGGTGCCCGCGCTGGCCGACCAAGGCTGGCTGTACCTGGAAGCGCCGCATGCGTACGGTGAAGCCGCGGCGCAGGCCCAGGGCCTGGAGGTCGTTCGCTACCTGAAGGCCGGCGCGGTGCACGCGCACCTGCTGCGGCGCGCGCAGGCGCCCGCCGCATAA
- a CDS encoding M16 family metallopeptidase — protein MHKISFRLLGLLAAGFLASAPALAALPIQNWKQASGAQVYLVESKTIPMVDVRIEFDGGSRRDPATKSGLASVSAAMTSKGVRAAGNQPALDENQLGEAWADLGAGFGGDASEDRMSFSLRSLTDPKLLDQAVLLASRQLAEPSYPADVWARERDRISNAIKEADTRPGTVAAKAFNKAVFGTHPYGYEPTVESLAAIGVEDLRAFHAAHVMPCRAKVSVVGNVDRAQADTLVQRLLARLPQNGACPALPPVPEVSALAAPAVNAIPFQSAQAHVFIGQPGYKRSDPDYFPLLVGNYILGGSGLVSRLSDEVREKRGLAYSAYSYFAPGMHAGAFTLGLQTRPDQAAQAIKIARDVVADYVAKGPTAEEMKAAKDNLIGGFALRIDSNRKLLDNVAAIAWYGLPLNYLDTWTQQIEKVTLAEVRQAMARKLQPDRMVTVTVGAAPTTAAR, from the coding sequence ATGCACAAGATCTCCTTCCGCCTCCTCGGCCTCCTGGCCGCCGGGTTCCTCGCCAGCGCGCCCGCGCTGGCCGCGCTGCCGATCCAGAACTGGAAGCAGGCCAGCGGCGCGCAGGTCTACCTCGTCGAAAGCAAGACCATCCCGATGGTCGACGTCCGGATCGAATTCGACGGCGGCAGCCGCCGCGACCCGGCCACGAAGTCGGGCCTGGCCAGCGTCAGCGCCGCGATGACGAGCAAGGGCGTGCGCGCCGCCGGCAACCAGCCGGCGCTGGACGAGAACCAGCTCGGTGAAGCGTGGGCCGACCTCGGCGCCGGCTTCGGCGGCGACGCGAGCGAAGACCGCATGAGCTTTTCGCTGCGCTCGCTCACCGATCCCAAGCTGCTGGACCAGGCCGTCCTGCTCGCATCGCGCCAGCTCGCCGAGCCCTCGTATCCGGCGGACGTGTGGGCGCGCGAGCGCGATCGCATCAGCAACGCGATCAAGGAAGCCGACACGCGCCCGGGCACCGTGGCGGCCAAGGCATTCAACAAGGCGGTGTTCGGCACCCATCCGTACGGCTACGAGCCGACGGTGGAATCGCTGGCCGCGATCGGCGTCGAGGACCTGCGCGCTTTCCACGCCGCGCACGTGATGCCGTGCCGCGCCAAGGTCAGCGTCGTCGGCAACGTGGACCGCGCCCAGGCGGACACGCTGGTGCAGCGCCTGCTCGCCCGCCTGCCGCAAAACGGCGCCTGTCCGGCACTGCCGCCGGTGCCCGAGGTGTCTGCGCTGGCCGCGCCCGCGGTGAACGCCATCCCGTTCCAGTCCGCCCAGGCCCACGTGTTCATCGGCCAGCCCGGCTACAAGCGCAGCGACCCGGACTATTTCCCGCTGCTGGTCGGCAACTACATCCTGGGCGGCAGCGGCCTCGTGTCGCGCCTGTCCGACGAGGTGCGCGAAAAGCGCGGGCTGGCGTACAGCGCGTACAGCTACTTCGCGCCGGGGATGCACGCCGGCGCCTTCACGTTGGGGCTGCAAACGCGGCCCGACCAGGCCGCGCAGGCCATCAAGATCGCGCGCGACGTGGTGGCCGACTACGTGGCCAAGGGTCCGACCGCCGAGGAGATGAAGGCCGCCAAGGACAACCTGATCGGCGGGTTCGCGCTGCGCATCGACAGCAACCGCAAGCTGCTGGACAACGTCGCGGCCATCGCCTGGTACGGCCTCCCGCTGAACTACCTGGACACCTGGACGCAGCAGATCGAGAAGGTCACGCTGGCCGAGGTGCGGCAGGCGATGGCGCGCAAGCTGCAGCCCGATCGCATGGTGACGGTGACGGTGGGCGCGGCGCCCACGACCGCGGCGCGCTGA
- the coaD gene encoding pantetheine-phosphate adenylyltransferase, giving the protein MAAQTPVIAVYPGTFDPLTLGHEDVVRRATQLFEKVIIAVAAGHHKKTMFTLAERIELCQEVGSRYPGVEVASYSGLLRDFVLARGSRAVVRGLRAVTDFDYEFQLAGMNRSLMPDVETVFLTPSDKYQFISSTFVREIAVLGGEVDKFVSPLVAQRLADKVRSLGRA; this is encoded by the coding sequence ATGGCCGCCCAGACCCCCGTCATCGCCGTCTACCCCGGCACCTTCGACCCGCTGACGCTGGGCCACGAGGACGTCGTGCGCCGCGCCACGCAGCTGTTCGAGAAAGTGATCATCGCGGTGGCGGCCGGCCACCACAAGAAGACGATGTTCACGCTGGCCGAGCGCATCGAGTTGTGCCAGGAAGTGGGCAGTCGATACCCCGGCGTCGAGGTCGCGAGCTATTCCGGGCTCTTGCGCGACTTCGTGCTGGCGCGCGGCAGCCGTGCCGTCGTGCGAGGCCTGCGGGCGGTGACAGACTTCGACTACGAATTCCAGCTCGCGGGCATGAACCGCAGCCTGATGCCCGACGTCGAGACGGTGTTCCTGACGCCCAGCGACAAGTACCAGTTCATCAGCAGCACCTTCGTGCGCGAAATCGCGGTGCTGGGCGGCGAGGTCGACAAGTTCGTTTCGCCGCTCGTGGCGCAGCGGCTGGCGGACAAGGTCCGCAGCCTCGGGCGCGCCTAG
- a CDS encoding amidase: MTNPTTRRALHELDATELVAGYRRRDFSPVEVTRAVLGHVERWERHLQALYLHRPDRALEQARASEARWLRGEPLGPIDGVPLTIKENVATQGDATPLGTAAVDLVPAPADAPPAARVRESGGVLLAKTTMPDYGMLSSGVSSFHPLTRNPWNLARTPGGSSSGAAAAAAAGYGPLHIGTDIGGSLRLPAHWCGVFTLKPSLGRIPIDPPYTGRAAGPITRTVADAALFMQVLARPDPRDSMSLPAHDIAWTELERGTDRLRGLRVGLLLDAGCGLPVDPQIRAAVEAAARLFEQAGAIVQPMQPFFTREMLDGMDRFWRMRSYTDLCTLPPERREAVLPFIRSWADSAAGLSGDAVFRAASQFHATRLATVAACRAFDYVLSPTSPVPAFAAELPSPTNDPLRPLEHIAFTVPFNMSEQPAATIRCGTTSDGLPIGLQIAGQRFDDLGVLQVARAFELLRGPQPAWPQPPSEALDHVD; this comes from the coding sequence ATGACGAACCCGACCACCCGCCGCGCGCTGCACGAACTGGATGCGACGGAACTCGTCGCCGGCTACCGCCGCCGCGACTTCTCGCCGGTCGAAGTCACCCGTGCGGTGCTCGGCCATGTCGAGCGCTGGGAGCGCCACCTGCAGGCGCTGTACCTGCACCGGCCCGATCGCGCACTGGAGCAGGCGCGCGCGAGCGAGGCGCGCTGGCTGCGTGGGGAACCGCTGGGGCCGATCGACGGCGTGCCGCTCACGATCAAGGAAAACGTCGCCACGCAGGGCGACGCCACGCCACTGGGGACCGCCGCGGTGGATCTCGTGCCGGCCCCGGCCGACGCACCGCCGGCGGCGCGCGTGCGCGAGAGCGGTGGCGTGCTGCTCGCGAAAACCACCATGCCCGACTACGGGATGCTGTCCTCGGGCGTGTCGAGTTTCCATCCGCTCACGCGCAATCCCTGGAACCTGGCGCGCACACCCGGCGGGTCGAGCTCCGGAGCAGCGGCCGCGGCTGCCGCCGGCTACGGTCCGCTGCACATCGGCACCGACATCGGCGGCTCGCTGCGACTGCCTGCCCACTGGTGCGGCGTCTTCACGCTCAAGCCGAGCCTGGGCCGCATTCCGATCGATCCGCCGTACACCGGTCGTGCCGCGGGACCGATCACGCGAACCGTTGCCGATGCGGCCTTGTTCATGCAGGTGCTTGCGCGGCCCGATCCCCGCGACAGCATGTCCTTGCCCGCGCACGACATCGCGTGGACCGAGCTGGAGCGCGGGACCGACCGGCTGCGTGGCCTGCGTGTCGGCTTGCTGCTCGATGCGGGCTGCGGCCTGCCGGTCGACCCGCAGATCCGCGCCGCCGTCGAAGCGGCCGCGCGCTTGTTCGAGCAAGCCGGCGCGATCGTGCAGCCGATGCAGCCCTTCTTCACGCGCGAGATGCTCGACGGCATGGACCGGTTCTGGCGCATGCGGTCGTACACGGATCTGTGCACGCTGCCGCCCGAGCGGCGCGAGGCCGTGCTGCCCTTCATCCGCAGCTGGGCCGACAGCGCCGCGGGGCTGAGCGGCGACGCGGTGTTCCGCGCGGCGAGCCAGTTCCACGCCACGCGCCTCGCCACCGTCGCCGCGTGCCGCGCGTTCGACTACGTGCTTTCGCCCACGTCGCCCGTGCCCGCGTTCGCCGCCGAACTGCCTTCGCCCACGAACGACCCTCTGCGTCCGCTGGAGCACATCGCGTTCACGGTTCCCTTCAACATGTCCGAGCAGCCCGCGGCCACCATCCGCTGCGGCACCACCAGCGACGGCCTGCCGATCGGGCTGCAGATCGCGGGACAGCGCTTCGACGACCTCGGCGTCCTGCAGGTGGCGCGCGCGTTCGAACTGCTGCGCGGTCCGCAGCCCGCGTGGCCCCAGCCGCCGTCCGAAGCGCTCGACCATGTGGACTGA
- a CDS encoding ABC transporter substrate-binding protein: MFNRRTVLGSAALAGLPLALPRLAQAQRRKDTLVLAMALEPSPGLDPTGGAASSIAEVTLYSVYETLTKIHQDGSVKPLLAESWEVSPDLTTYTFRLRKGVKFHNGEPFNAHAVKFSFDRAGGEGSTNKDRRTFASITTRVIDDHTVVLLTKEIDPDFPFLLGQATAIIVEPKSAPTNATQPVGTGPFRLENWARGVSVTLVRWDGYRNAAGIPLRRATFRFIPDPAAQAAALLAGDVDVFARVTPRSVPQFKDNPRFQLLVGASRAKTILAMNNKRKPLDDVRVRRAIAAAIDRKAVIQGAAEGYGVPIGSHYVPGALGYVDTTGINPYDPAKATALLKEAGVTGLDLTITLPPTPYARQGGEVIAAMLSRVGIRAKLQNVEWAQWLSGVYGNRNYDMTIISHVEPFDLGNFAKPDYYWNYQSPKFDDLYDRIRKTQKPADRARLLGEAQRLVAQDCVHAFLYQPQWVTVANRNVKGLWKDMPIFVNDLSALSWA; the protein is encoded by the coding sequence ATGTTCAATCGCCGTACCGTCCTCGGCTCCGCCGCACTGGCGGGCCTGCCCCTGGCCTTGCCGCGGCTCGCGCAGGCCCAGCGCCGCAAGGACACGCTCGTGCTCGCGATGGCGCTCGAGCCCTCGCCCGGGCTCGATCCCACCGGCGGCGCCGCGTCGTCGATCGCCGAGGTCACGCTCTACAGCGTCTACGAGACCCTGACGAAGATCCACCAGGACGGCAGCGTGAAGCCGCTGCTGGCCGAGAGCTGGGAGGTCTCGCCCGACCTCACCACCTATACCTTCCGGCTGCGCAAGGGCGTGAAGTTCCACAACGGCGAGCCGTTCAACGCGCACGCCGTCAAGTTCTCGTTCGACCGCGCCGGCGGCGAAGGGAGCACCAACAAGGACAGGCGCACCTTCGCCAGCATCACCACGAGGGTCATCGACGACCACACGGTCGTGCTGCTGACGAAGGAGATCGACCCCGATTTCCCGTTCCTGCTCGGGCAGGCGACGGCGATCATCGTGGAGCCCAAGAGCGCCCCGACGAATGCGACGCAGCCGGTCGGCACCGGTCCGTTCCGTCTTGAGAACTGGGCGCGCGGTGTGTCCGTCACGCTGGTCCGATGGGACGGCTACCGCAACGCCGCCGGCATCCCCTTGCGGCGCGCCACCTTCCGCTTCATCCCGGACCCGGCTGCGCAGGCCGCGGCGCTGCTCGCCGGTGACGTCGACGTGTTCGCGCGCGTGACGCCGCGCAGCGTGCCGCAGTTCAAGGACAACCCGCGCTTCCAGCTGCTGGTGGGCGCGTCGCGCGCCAAGACCATCCTGGCGATGAACAACAAGCGCAAGCCGCTGGACGACGTGCGCGTCCGCCGCGCCATCGCCGCCGCCATCGACCGCAAGGCCGTGATCCAGGGCGCGGCCGAGGGCTACGGCGTGCCGATCGGCAGCCATTACGTGCCGGGCGCGCTGGGGTACGTCGACACGACGGGCATCAATCCCTACGACCCCGCCAAGGCGACGGCGCTGCTGAAGGAAGCTGGTGTCACGGGGCTGGACCTCACCATCACCCTGCCGCCGACGCCGTATGCGCGCCAGGGCGGCGAGGTCATCGCTGCGATGCTGTCTCGGGTCGGCATTCGCGCGAAGCTGCAGAACGTCGAATGGGCGCAGTGGCTGTCGGGTGTGTACGGCAACAGGAACTACGACATGACGATCATTTCGCACGTCGAGCCGTTCGACCTCGGCAACTTCGCCAAGCCGGACTACTACTGGAACTACCAGAGCCCGAAGTTCGACGATCTCTACGACCGCATCCGCAAGACGCAGAAGCCCGCCGACCGCGCGCGGCTGCTCGGTGAAGCACAGCGCCTGGTCGCGCAGGACTGCGTGCACGCGTTCCTGTACCAGCCGCAATGGGTCACCGTCGCGAACCGCAACGTCAAGGGGCTGTGGAAGGACATGCCGATCTTCGTCAACGACCTGTCGGCCCTGTCCTGGGCCTGA